TCCCCGCGTTTCTGCGTCGCGGATCGAATTAACACTTTAGACGTATGCACGGAATCTGGAAGTGATGTCTGAACGTGATCTATTGGAAGTATGTGGCCCCGGGAGTCTGGATGAAGAAGTTGAGTGTTTTGCCTGTACTACTTGCCCTGGTTCTGTTGGCGACTGGAACGTTGAGCGCGACGGCGCGTAGCGCGCGTGCTCATGCCAAGGTAGGAAGGGTGCACGAGTCTCCTCGCGCGGCTGCGAAGATGTCTCGCCTGCAGCATGGAAGACGTTCCGCCACGGCCCCGGTTGTGGCTGGAGCGCGACGCAGGGGCAGACGCGGAGCTTCTGCCAAAAACATTATTGTGGCTTCACACGGACGCCGACAAGTGCGTTGGGCTGAGCATTTTTCGGCACCGTCGTTTGCGGAGAACGTCGACAACCTGACGCTGGGCGATGTGAGCGCGGGAGAAGATCCGATTGTGCGCGCTTCGCTGATCCAGGCGTTGGGCAATATGAATGGAACGGCGTTGGCAATCGATCCCAAGACGGGTCGTCTGTTGGCAATGGTGAACCAGAAGCTTGCACTGGGCCCGGGTGCAGAGCCCTGCTCCACGATCAAGCTGAGCGTGGCGCTGGCGGCGCTCTCTGAGGGTTTGATCAAGCAGGACACGCCGGTGAATATCGGTGGGCACTACAGCCTGGATCTGACGCATGCGCTGGCGAAGTCGGTGAATCCGTTCTTCGAAGTGCTGGGACGTCAGCTTGGGTTTGAGCGCGTGAAGCATTATGCGAACGAGCTTGGTCTCGGCGAACTGGCTGGCTACAACGTGCGCGGCGAGCAGTTGGGAACGTATCCGAGCGAAGAGCTTCCCAAGTCGCAGGGTGGCGTGGGCCGTATGTGTTCGTTTGGCGAAGGCATCTCGATGACGCCGATGCAGCTGGGCGCGATTGTGTCTGCGATTGCCAATGGCGGCACGCTGTATTATCTGCAACATCCGACTACGCCGGAGGAGATTGCGAACTTCTCTCCCAAGGTGAAGCGTCAGCTGAACATTGGACCGATCATTCCGGAGATCCTTCCCGGTATGGCAGGCGCGGTGAACTTCTCCAACGGTACGGGACGCAGTGTGCGGGCTAACTTTTCCGAGTTTCCTGTGATGGGCAAGACGGGAACGTGCTCGAACAACGGCACGCGGTACGGCTGGTTTGGATCGTTTGCGGACACGCCGAACGGGCGCATCGTGGCGGTGTTCTTCCTTACGGGCGGACGTCCCACGTTTGGGCCGAAGGCTGCCGAACTGAGCGGTATGTTCTATCGCGCACTGGCGGACAGAAGCTATTTCCTGCGGGCTTCGAATACTACGGTGCCTGCAACGACTCCGGCGATTGGGCCGGGACAACAGTAAGACTTTCTACTGGCGGATCAAGGGCGCGGTGCCACTATGGACCGCGCCCTTGCCATGTGCGCTGCAAGGCTCTTGAATGGTGTGTATGAAGATTTTGACGGCAGCGGAGATGGGTGAGGCGGATCGCGCGAGCGTGACTGCGGGTATCTCGATGGCGACCCTGATGCAACATGCGGGCGAGTCGGTGGCGCGGTTTGTGCGATCGCAGTATCCGCAGGCGCAGAGGGTTACGGTGCTGTGCGGTACGGGCAACAACGGCGGCGATGGCTTTATTGCGGCCAAGGTGCTGGCCGATGCGGGCGTAGATGTTGCGGTGCTGCTGGTGGGCGATGAGGCGAAGCTGAAGGGCGAGGCCGCGGATGCTTACTCGCTGCTGGACGGCCGAGGCGTTGCGGTGTTTGCGTTCGAAGCGGAGGGGTTGGGTGCTCTACTCTCCGGTGCGGATCTATTGCTGGATGCGGTGACGGGGACGGGCTTCAAGGCTCCTCTGCGAGGCGATGCGGTTGTGTTGCGCGAGCTCATTTCGGGGTTGAAGGTGCCGGTGGTGGCGGTGGACCTGCCGACGGGATGGGATGCGGATTCGGTAGTGGAGACGTTTCCCGGAGCGTTTCGCGCGGATGCCGTAGTGACGTTTACCGCGCCGAAGCTGGCGCATGTTCTGGGGCATCTGACGCCGGGCGTGTTCGGGCCGGTGGTGGTGGTGGGAATTGGATCGCCGGAGTCTGCTGTGGTGTCGCAGCAGAGGCTGGTGTGGGCTGGAGCTTCGAAGCGAATGACGGAGAAGGTGCGGCCGATCAATTCGAACAAGGGCAAGTTTGGACGCGTGCTGCTTATCGGTGGAGCGCTGGGGAAGGCGGGTGCGCCTTCGATGAGTTCGCTGGCTTGCCTGCGTACAGGTGCGGGGCTGGTGACAGTGGCGGTGCCTGCCGTGATTCTTCCGACGGTAGCGGCGATCACACCGGAGTTGATGTGTGCTCCGCTGGTCCACGATGCGGAGGGGGTCTTGTCGCTTGCAGCGTTGGAGATCGCGTTGAAGCTGGCGGAGAAGATGGACGTGCTTGCCGTGGGGCCGGGGATTTCGACGGAGGGTGAGGCGAGCGAGTTTGTGCGGCGGTTTGTTGCGGAGACCAAGCAGGCTCTGGTGCTCGATGCGGACGGGTTGAATGCGTTCGCTGGGAAGACGGATCTGCTGCGCGCACGTGGGGGAGCTTTGGTACTGACACCGCATCCAGGCGAGATGGCAACGCTCCTCGGTGTGACGGTGAAAGAGGTCGAGGCGGACCGTGTGAACCTTGCCCGTAAGTTTGCGACGGAGCATGGGCTAACGCTGGTGCTGAAGGGATGGCGCACGCTGGTCGCGCATCCGGATGGGACTGTTGCGGTCAATACGAGCGGCAATCCTTCGATGGCGAAGGGTGGAAGCGGCGACATCCTTACGGGCATTGTTGCGGCGATGGTGGCGCAGCATCGCGAGAACGTTGCGGAGGCGGTGAATGCCGCGGTGTATCTGCATGGTCTTGCCGGAGATTTTGCGGCGCACGCGATGGATGAGCACTGCGTGCTGGCGACGGATACGGTGGCACATCTGAGTGCTGCGTTTCGGTATCGTTCGCAGGACACGGATGGATTTGAATGGATTGCGGGGTTGCGGAAGTGATTGAGAAACGATTGAAGACGCGCAGCGTGAATGGCACGCTGGCGTTGGGCCAGACGATCTATGAGTTGATGTTGCCTGCGCCGCGACTGGTGATTCTGCGCGGCGAGTTGGGCGCAGGCAAGACGACCCTGGTGAAGGGCATTGCCGAGGCGATGGGCGCGGCCCTGGCAGAGGATGTTACGAGCCCGACGTTCACGCTGGTGCATGAGTATAAGGGTAAGACGAAGCGGCTTTATCATCTCGATCTTTATCGGCTGGAGACGGAGCGGGAGTTGCTCACGCTCGGCCTGGAGGAGATGGAATCGGAGCCCGATGCGCTGGTGCTAGTGGAGTGGGGAGAGAAGTTTCCTTCGCTCGTGGCACGGGCGGGAGGCGAAATCGCGATCTCGCCTCTTGAGGGCGACGAGCGTTCCTTTTTGGTACGGATGCTCTGATTCACCCTTTTGAGGGATGTAGAAGTCTTGCTCTCCGGATATTCTACGAGCCGAGGAGTACGACTCATGAACCGCCGAGATGTCTTGAAGTACTCTGCTTATGCGGCCGCATTCTCTGCTTCTCCATCGCTCGTTTCCGCACAGAAGACCTCCAATTCGGAGTTGCTCACGCGCGGGGATGCTTTGAATCCAAGCGGAATCCGCATGGCGGGTATCCAGATGATTCCCGTCGTAGGAGGCAAGTATAAGGTCTGGACGAAGCGGATTGGTTCCGGACCGATCAAAGTGTTATTGCTGCACGGAGGGCCTGGAGCAACGCACGAGTATCTCGAAGCCATGGAGTCCTTCCTGCCGCAGGCGGGCATCGAGATGTACTACTACGACCAGCTTGGTGTGGGTAACTCCGATGTTCCCGATGACCCGGCGCTTTGGACTTTGCCGCGTTACCTGAGCGAAGTGGAAGAGGTTCGTCGCGGGCTGGGCCTGGACCACTTTGTTCTCTACGGCCACTCGTGGGGTGGCATCCTCGCGATGGAGTATGCGCTGACTTATCCGCAGCATCTGCGCGGTTTGGTGATCTCGAATATGACGGCGGGCATCCAGTCTTATTTGAAGCGAATTGCCGTGCTTAAAGCGCAGATGCTTTCGCCTGAGATGCGGTCGCGATTGGACGCACTGGAAGCTGCGAAAGACTATGACAATCCCGAGTACTCAAGGATTGTGGAGGAGAACCTCTACCCGCAGGTGCTTTGTCGCACGAAGCCTTGGCCCGAACCATTTGACCGTTCGTTTCGCCACTTAAACCAGAAGATCTACAACCAGATGCAGGGCAAGAGCGAATTCGAAGTGACGGGCAACCTGAAGGATTGGGAGCGCTGGGACCGGCTCCATGAGATCAAAGTGAAGACACTTACGATGGGCGCGACTTACGACGAGATGGATCCTGCCGACATGAAAAAGATGGCGACCATGATGCCGAACGCCAGTTATGCCTTCTGTCCCAATGGAAGCCACATGGCCTTATGGGACGATCAGGCCGTCTACTTCAAGCAGCTTCTCGCTTTCCTGGGCAGCGTGTAATTCAATCGC
This genomic stretch from Terriglobus saanensis SP1PR4 harbors:
- a CDS encoding penicillin-binding transpeptidase domain-containing protein, whose amino-acid sequence is MKKLSVLPVLLALVLLATGTLSATARSARAHAKVGRVHESPRAAAKMSRLQHGRRSATAPVVAGARRRGRRGASAKNIIVASHGRRQVRWAEHFSAPSFAENVDNLTLGDVSAGEDPIVRASLIQALGNMNGTALAIDPKTGRLLAMVNQKLALGPGAEPCSTIKLSVALAALSEGLIKQDTPVNIGGHYSLDLTHALAKSVNPFFEVLGRQLGFERVKHYANELGLGELAGYNVRGEQLGTYPSEELPKSQGGVGRMCSFGEGISMTPMQLGAIVSAIANGGTLYYLQHPTTPEEIANFSPKVKRQLNIGPIIPEILPGMAGAVNFSNGTGRSVRANFSEFPVMGKTGTCSNNGTRYGWFGSFADTPNGRIVAVFFLTGGRPTFGPKAAELSGMFYRALADRSYFLRASNTTVPATTPAIGPGQQ
- a CDS encoding bifunctional ADP-dependent NAD(P)H-hydrate dehydratase/NAD(P)H-hydrate epimerase, with amino-acid sequence MKILTAAEMGEADRASVTAGISMATLMQHAGESVARFVRSQYPQAQRVTVLCGTGNNGGDGFIAAKVLADAGVDVAVLLVGDEAKLKGEAADAYSLLDGRGVAVFAFEAEGLGALLSGADLLLDAVTGTGFKAPLRGDAVVLRELISGLKVPVVAVDLPTGWDADSVVETFPGAFRADAVVTFTAPKLAHVLGHLTPGVFGPVVVVGIGSPESAVVSQQRLVWAGASKRMTEKVRPINSNKGKFGRVLLIGGALGKAGAPSMSSLACLRTGAGLVTVAVPAVILPTVAAITPELMCAPLVHDAEGVLSLAALEIALKLAEKMDVLAVGPGISTEGEASEFVRRFVAETKQALVLDADGLNAFAGKTDLLRARGGALVLTPHPGEMATLLGVTVKEVEADRVNLARKFATEHGLTLVLKGWRTLVAHPDGTVAVNTSGNPSMAKGGSGDILTGIVAAMVAQHRENVAEAVNAAVYLHGLAGDFAAHAMDEHCVLATDTVAHLSAAFRYRSQDTDGFEWIAGLRK
- the tsaE gene encoding tRNA (adenosine(37)-N6)-threonylcarbamoyltransferase complex ATPase subunit type 1 TsaE; protein product: MDCGVAEVIEKRLKTRSVNGTLALGQTIYELMLPAPRLVILRGELGAGKTTLVKGIAEAMGAALAEDVTSPTFTLVHEYKGKTKRLYHLDLYRLETERELLTLGLEEMESEPDALVLVEWGEKFPSLVARAGGEIAISPLEGDERSFLVRML
- a CDS encoding proline iminopeptidase-family hydrolase encodes the protein MNRRDVLKYSAYAAAFSASPSLVSAQKTSNSELLTRGDALNPSGIRMAGIQMIPVVGGKYKVWTKRIGSGPIKVLLLHGGPGATHEYLEAMESFLPQAGIEMYYYDQLGVGNSDVPDDPALWTLPRYLSEVEEVRRGLGLDHFVLYGHSWGGILAMEYALTYPQHLRGLVISNMTAGIQSYLKRIAVLKAQMLSPEMRSRLDALEAAKDYDNPEYSRIVEENLYPQVLCRTKPWPEPFDRSFRHLNQKIYNQMQGKSEFEVTGNLKDWERWDRLHEIKVKTLTMGATYDEMDPADMKKMATMMPNASYAFCPNGSHMALWDDQAVYFKQLLAFLGSV